One Turneriella parva DSM 21527 genomic region harbors:
- the nadA gene encoding quinolinate synthase NadA gives MTNEIIQKWREGAGKVYLPEELDAREPLVREILELKKEKNAIILGHNYMTPDVYHGISDVVGDSLELARRSKESNADIILFNGVHFMAETAKILNPSRKVLIADLKAGCSLAESMTGEDVRQLRRQYPGVPIVSYINCTADVKTEVDIICTSANAVRIVESLDSDTVLVVPDGYLAQNIQKQTKKKIIPWPGKCMVHELYTEFDVDVARKSFPQAKIIAHPECKETVTAKVDFTGSTSQMGKYIRESGADQVLLMTECSMGDNLRAEFPKVSFISSCQTCPHMKKITLEKVRDALRDEKYEIELSDDTIKRARASLDRMLAVV, from the coding sequence ATGACAAACGAAATAATTCAGAAATGGCGAGAGGGTGCGGGTAAGGTTTACCTGCCCGAAGAGCTCGACGCGCGCGAACCGCTGGTGCGCGAAATTCTTGAGCTCAAAAAAGAAAAGAATGCCATAATTCTGGGCCACAACTACATGACTCCCGACGTCTACCACGGCATTTCAGACGTCGTCGGCGATTCACTCGAACTGGCGCGCCGCTCGAAAGAAAGCAATGCTGACATTATACTCTTTAATGGGGTTCACTTCATGGCCGAAACTGCCAAGATTCTGAACCCGTCGCGCAAGGTGCTCATCGCCGATCTGAAAGCCGGTTGCTCGCTCGCCGAAAGTATGACGGGTGAAGACGTGCGGCAACTGCGGCGGCAGTATCCGGGTGTGCCGATTGTCTCGTATATCAACTGCACGGCAGACGTGAAGACCGAAGTCGATATCATCTGCACGAGCGCCAATGCTGTCAGAATCGTCGAGAGCCTCGATTCAGATACCGTGCTCGTCGTTCCCGACGGCTATTTAGCACAGAACATACAGAAACAGACAAAGAAGAAAATTATTCCCTGGCCGGGTAAATGTATGGTACACGAGCTCTATACAGAATTCGACGTCGACGTGGCACGCAAGAGCTTTCCGCAGGCGAAGATAATCGCTCACCCCGAATGCAAAGAGACCGTTACCGCAAAGGTTGATTTTACAGGTTCGACTTCACAGATGGGCAAATACATTCGTGAATCGGGTGCCGATCAGGTTCTGCTCATGACCGAATGTTCCATGGGCGACAACCTCAGGGCTGAGTTTCCCAAAGTGAGCTTCATTTCATCATGCCAAACCTGCCCGCACATGAAGAAGATTACACTCGAGAAGGTGCGCGACGCTCTGCGCGACGAAAAATACGAGATTGAACTGAGCGACGACACGATAAAGCGAGCACGCGCGTCGCTTGACCGCATGCTCGCCGTTGTCTGA
- the tsaE gene encoding tRNA (adenosine(37)-N6)-threonylcarbamoyltransferase complex ATPase subunit type 1 TsaE, producing the protein MTFEAHDLAGFESAARKLGETLSAPALVLLSGDLGAGKTTFVAALLKSRGIDSVTSPTFNLRNDYAAGAWRAVHIDFYRLKESDSAFDLLPPDEDYSDALVFVEWPEKAPPQLLAPFGQKLQVNIALKADGGRSISWQSA; encoded by the coding sequence GTGACATTTGAGGCTCATGACCTTGCCGGCTTTGAGTCTGCTGCCCGAAAATTGGGTGAAACCCTGAGCGCGCCTGCTCTGGTGCTGCTGAGCGGCGACCTTGGCGCCGGCAAAACAACTTTTGTGGCTGCTCTGCTCAAAAGCCGCGGCATTGACTCTGTGACATCCCCGACATTCAATTTGCGCAATGATTATGCCGCAGGTGCCTGGCGCGCCGTGCACATTGACTTCTATCGATTGAAAGAAAGCGACAGTGCCTTCGACCTGCTGCCGCCTGATGAAGACTATTCCGATGCATTGGTTTTTGTCGAGTGGCCAGAAAAGGCGCCGCCGCAGTTACTTGCTCCGTTCGGGCAAAAGCTGCAGGTCAACATTGCCCTAAAGGCAGATGGCGGCCGCAGCATCAGCTGGCAGAGCGCATGA
- a CDS encoding Fur family transcriptional regulator — MSKLKIGQRQTKQRSIIHEIIMQSDRPLTIANLVTLAQEQQPKIGQATIYRTVNALLEANEIQAVQMPGGEALYEKAHLHHHHHFKCNTCGKVYDLPGCPGIELQKFLPPGFRLSAHEFTFYGACAQCS, encoded by the coding sequence ATGTCGAAGCTGAAAATCGGTCAAAGACAGACCAAACAGCGATCTATTATACACGAAATCATCATGCAGTCAGACCGGCCGCTGACAATTGCCAACCTCGTCACGCTCGCTCAAGAACAGCAACCCAAGATCGGCCAGGCGACGATTTACAGAACAGTCAATGCACTGCTCGAAGCCAACGAAATTCAGGCTGTACAGATGCCGGGCGGCGAGGCGCTGTATGAAAAAGCACACCTGCACCACCACCACCATTTCAAATGCAATACCTGCGGCAAGGTCTATGACCTGCCGGGTTGCCCGGGAATCGAATTACAGAAATTTCTGCCACCCGGTTTTCGCCTTTCGGCGCACGAATTTACTTTTTACGGTGCGTGCGCTCAGTGCTCGTGA
- a CDS encoding PsbP-related protein, with protein MKKMFLIAGAIATVGGLVFADAMRTHTDRKAKFTIQHPGSWKKTVNQGGTNVTLATKDNLAMVQVIRADVEAGTTTDAFLKEVEKQIGETHVNQLPEDKRHAPADDLANMNADEGSAGYYDLDHEGQKIHQFIMVLRKAEVVYAVTVTFADLATDKYKDVAIKIADSVKILN; from the coding sequence ATGAAAAAAATGTTTTTGATAGCGGGTGCGATTGCCACAGTGGGCGGCCTCGTTTTTGCCGACGCAATGCGCACGCACACTGACCGCAAAGCGAAGTTTACAATTCAGCATCCCGGCAGCTGGAAAAAGACCGTCAATCAGGGAGGCACCAACGTCACTTTGGCGACAAAAGACAATCTGGCGATGGTGCAGGTAATTCGCGCAGACGTTGAAGCCGGCACGACGACCGACGCGTTTCTGAAAGAAGTCGAAAAGCAGATCGGTGAAACCCACGTGAACCAGCTGCCCGAAGACAAGCGCCATGCCCCTGCCGACGATCTGGCAAACATGAACGCTGACGAAGGTTCTGCGGGCTATTACGATCTCGACCACGAAGGGCAGAAGATTCACCAGTTCATTATGGTATTGCGCAAGGCAGAAGTTGTCTATGCCGTCACGGTAACTTTCGCCGATCTTGCTACGGATAAATATAAAGACGTTGCGATCAAAATCGCTGATTCTGTTAAGATTCTGAATTGA
- a CDS encoding alpha/beta hydrolase family esterase: MPANPKALVVLALALMSGACRAVAEANATAQKPRPSGEYSLHYQGRNRTYTIRLPQGRESEVGLPLVVALHGAPGDAANLEQFTALTEKAGREGFIIVYPNGTSAESKTFLNWNSGSCCGYAWQNKVDDLGFLRLLAIRLTQEYEVDRERIYALGFSKGGMLAYLLACEAADIYTGFADIGGAFNYGDCRPAHETEMLIVHGRKDPAIPFGTGVPDRRSPLADDESRPVEFAVDFWRRFNGCVAQKTKHEKGAEITRYACERGKLRLIVFPEDGHVWPGALAGLAGAERASSSLSLNDAIWQFWREPKKPLR; the protein is encoded by the coding sequence ATGCCGGCGAACCCAAAAGCTCTGGTGGTTCTGGCGCTCGCGCTGATGTCGGGTGCATGCCGCGCCGTTGCCGAAGCGAATGCCACCGCGCAGAAGCCGAGGCCATCAGGTGAATATAGCTTGCACTACCAGGGCCGCAACAGAACGTACACAATCCGCCTGCCGCAGGGGCGAGAAAGTGAAGTGGGTCTGCCCCTCGTTGTCGCACTGCATGGCGCACCGGGCGACGCGGCAAATTTGGAACAGTTCACAGCGCTCACCGAAAAGGCGGGTCGCGAAGGTTTCATTATCGTCTACCCGAACGGCACGAGCGCAGAAAGTAAAACTTTTCTCAACTGGAACTCCGGCAGCTGCTGCGGTTATGCATGGCAGAACAAAGTCGACGATCTGGGTTTTTTGCGGCTGCTCGCGATTCGCCTGACTCAGGAATATGAGGTGGATAGAGAACGCATCTATGCCCTGGGTTTCTCAAAAGGCGGCATGCTCGCGTACCTGCTCGCGTGTGAAGCAGCGGATATCTATACGGGTTTTGCCGACATCGGCGGCGCATTCAATTACGGCGACTGCCGGCCGGCGCACGAAACCGAAATGCTGATCGTGCACGGGCGCAAAGACCCGGCGATTCCCTTTGGTACCGGAGTTCCCGATCGCAGAAGCCCGCTCGCCGACGATGAAAGCCGGCCCGTCGAGTTCGCGGTCGACTTCTGGCGCCGTTTCAACGGCTGCGTCGCGCAAAAAACGAAGCACGAAAAGGGCGCAGAAATCACCCGCTATGCATGCGAGCGCGGCAAATTGCGGCTGATTGTTTTTCCCGAAGACGGGCATGTGTGGCCGGGTGCGCTTGCGGGCCTCGCGGGGGCAGAGCGCGCGAGCAGTTCTTTGAGCCTGAATGATGCCATCTGGCAGTTTTGGCGCGAACCCAAAAAGCCTTTACGCTGA
- a CDS encoding MerC domain-containing protein, with product MAVAALETKHDDAVKPKFSVFSLAWDRLGVIMSGLCLIDCLVLPVVSTLLISLQSSIGWVKELHWYLLPVIGITGGIAFHHSFKAHRAYSIVASGVVGYLMLAFGELFEPAFGFKSINYVSVTGSALLISAHVRNLLLHNRGHAHHEH from the coding sequence ATGGCGGTTGCCGCCCTTGAAACAAAACACGACGACGCTGTGAAACCAAAGTTTTCCGTTTTCTCCCTCGCCTGGGACAGGCTCGGCGTCATCATGTCGGGCCTCTGCCTCATTGATTGCCTGGTGCTGCCCGTTGTTTCGACGCTGCTGATCAGCCTGCAGTCTTCGATCGGTTGGGTGAAAGAGCTGCATTGGTACCTTCTGCCGGTGATCGGCATTACCGGTGGTATTGCATTTCACCACAGCTTCAAGGCGCACCGGGCCTATTCGATTGTTGCGAGCGGCGTCGTAGGTTACCTGATGCTTGCTTTCGGCGAGCTTTTTGAGCCGGCTTTCGGCTTTAAATCGATCAACTATGTGAGCGTTACCGGTTCTGCACTACTGATTTCTGCGCATGTGCGCAATCTGTTGCTCCATAACCGCGGGCACGCGCATCACGAGCACTGA
- a CDS encoding ATP-binding protein, protein MQPLGRLYRSIAFRFKRRLGRRYLPLWLKGTVIMTVFFLLPFLGLSYYSVTQSTERERESLFQNFYLRAHAFSLEVRTFLKDKVDLQPGNLHLVSRGAFATAYDLPVPDSVRLNVQAWLASDAGGASLVEFYIDGEKGFPRILYLERQRQRLYLIFEAAFLSKLLDVSPNIGTDDRIFLYNAHEQPFLSNTIEEEYRVPADWQAGIHKLFWENQINGVQDLTIRGTRFIVARYRLRDLPLLVYLARPYALAMQPVEKTAIEIAVIFLLVGLIVFMLMMYFFRDQLRTLQKLRLFIDGKLAAIKARRAFQIRDERTEIFSDIIAIRHKELRARLERDDAERRTQAKADFLASMSHEIRNPLNAILGIADLLRDRSTDADSRRYLQLIRDSGDSLLQIINDILDISKIEKNRMTLESAELDLAAMLADLQLFYAEKAQRQRSRIVVEIAPTAGARVLGDATRIRQIIVNLLSNALKFTEAGQVTLRLRRTPGSDKVRLYVHDTGIGISREHIRRIFAAYEQAEKSTTRLYGGTGLGLSIALRLASLMSGSLSCRSKPGKGTTFMCTLALPQVSARLETVTSEKGPGVPEHLARLSILVAEDNEINQMLMTENLQTLVGRVVIAENGAQAIEKFSHENFDLIFMDIQMPEVDGLEAAREIRKREAEGGKARTPIVALSGNAMADDVEAARQAGCDAHLAKPVRRDQLIASLVQFCPAETQAER, encoded by the coding sequence ATGCAGCCGCTCGGGCGGCTATATCGCAGCATCGCATTTCGATTTAAACGTCGGCTTGGCCGGCGGTACCTGCCGCTCTGGCTGAAGGGCACAGTCATCATGACTGTGTTTTTCTTGCTGCCTTTTCTGGGCTTAAGCTACTATTCAGTCACACAAAGCACCGAGCGCGAACGCGAATCGCTGTTTCAGAATTTTTATCTGCGCGCGCATGCCTTTTCGCTCGAGGTGCGCACCTTTCTCAAAGACAAGGTAGACCTGCAGCCGGGTAACCTGCACCTGGTGTCGCGGGGGGCTTTTGCCACCGCATACGATTTGCCCGTGCCAGATTCGGTGCGGCTGAACGTGCAGGCCTGGCTGGCGTCAGACGCCGGCGGAGCTTCGCTCGTCGAATTCTATATCGACGGCGAAAAAGGATTTCCCCGGATTCTATACCTTGAGCGGCAGCGGCAGAGGCTCTACCTGATTTTTGAAGCGGCGTTTCTCTCTAAGCTGCTCGATGTTTCGCCGAATATCGGCACCGACGACCGCATATTTCTCTACAATGCGCATGAGCAACCTTTTCTTTCGAATACAATCGAAGAAGAATACCGTGTGCCGGCCGACTGGCAGGCAGGCATTCACAAGCTTTTCTGGGAAAACCAGATCAATGGCGTGCAAGACCTGACGATCAGGGGTACGCGGTTTATTGTCGCACGCTACAGGCTGCGCGACCTGCCACTGCTCGTGTACCTCGCGCGCCCTTATGCGCTGGCGATGCAGCCGGTTGAAAAGACGGCAATCGAAATCGCGGTCATTTTTTTGTTGGTGGGATTGATAGTTTTCATGTTGATGATGTACTTTTTTCGCGACCAGCTGAGAACCTTACAAAAATTGCGGCTCTTTATTGATGGCAAGCTCGCCGCCATAAAGGCACGCCGCGCGTTTCAGATTCGTGACGAGCGTACCGAGATTTTTTCTGATATCATTGCCATTCGGCATAAAGAGTTGCGGGCCCGTTTAGAGAGAGACGATGCCGAGCGGCGTACCCAGGCGAAGGCCGATTTTCTGGCGAGCATGAGCCATGAGATACGAAATCCGCTGAATGCAATTCTGGGTATCGCCGACCTTCTGCGTGACCGTTCAACCGATGCCGATTCGCGGCGCTATCTGCAGCTGATACGCGATTCGGGCGACAGCCTGCTGCAGATCATCAACGACATTCTCGACATATCAAAGATCGAGAAAAACCGCATGACGCTCGAATCGGCCGAACTGGATCTCGCAGCGATGCTGGCCGACCTGCAGCTGTTTTATGCCGAAAAGGCACAGAGGCAGCGCAGCCGCATCGTCGTTGAAATCGCACCCACTGCCGGTGCCCGAGTTCTGGGCGATGCGACGAGAATTCGCCAGATCATCGTAAATCTGCTGAGCAATGCGCTGAAATTCACCGAGGCAGGTCAGGTGACGCTGCGGCTGCGCCGCACACCCGGTTCTGACAAGGTTCGCCTCTATGTACACGATACCGGCATCGGCATCTCACGCGAGCATATTCGCCGCATTTTCGCTGCGTATGAACAGGCAGAAAAGTCGACGACAAGGCTTTATGGCGGTACCGGGCTCGGCCTGAGTATCGCTCTGAGGCTCGCCTCGCTCATGAGTGGTTCGCTGAGTTGTCGCAGTAAACCCGGCAAAGGCACGACCTTCATGTGCACGCTGGCATTGCCGCAGGTCTCGGCGAGACTCGAAACGGTCACCAGTGAAAAGGGCCCCGGCGTGCCTGAGCACCTCGCTAGGCTCAGCATATTGGTCGCCGAAGACAATGAAATTAACCAAATGCTCATGACAGAAAACCTGCAGACCCTCGTCGGGCGGGTCGTGATCGCTGAAAACGGTGCGCAGGCGATCGAAAAGTTCAGCCACGAGAACTTTGACCTGATCTTTATGGATATTCAAATGCCCGAAGTTGACGGACTCGAAGCGGCGCGCGAAATCAGAAAGCGAGAGGCAGAAGGCGGTAAAGCCCGCACCCCGATTGTCGCGCTTTCTGGAAATGCCATGGCCGACGATGTCGAAGCTGCCCGGCAGGCGGGCTGCGACGCGCATCTCGCGAAGCCGGTGCGGCGCGACCAGCTTATCGCTTCTCTCGTGCAGTTTTGTCCGGCTGAAACTCAAGCGGAACGCTGA
- the purD gene encoding phosphoribosylamine--glycine ligase, with amino-acid sequence MRILILGSGGREHALYRKIKESSHARKVFVWPGNGLIPAEDRVRSKAVADSFTELAEFITREKIDFTVVGNEAPLVAGVRDFLKDRFPGHPVFGPDALGAQLEGSKAFSDDFMREAKIPHGTSVIADSLAAALAALPSQDLPLVLKADGLAAGKGVSIHHDLKSAEEKLKEIFDGRIFGDSGNRVLLQKFLHGTEASLFALCNGREAMLLPVARDYKRALTGDLGDNTGGMGAYCPGEHLTEAQKIYVHEKIIEPVLKKFAYRGLLYVGLMIRSERADDLAVVEFNCRFGDPETQSILHLIEGDLLEYLLWTDDAQPQNFPLIKAGSARLVPYRRGSVVNVVLAAKGYPGAIAKDIPLVFPEPSSAELHVTGAGIESQGGKLLSTSGRIANVVAWGKDRDDARARVYAYLEEFSKANSTVTDRLYWREDIAASV; translated from the coding sequence GTGCGCATTCTTATTTTGGGTTCTGGCGGGCGTGAACATGCGCTATACCGCAAAATCAAAGAGTCGAGCCATGCGAGAAAAGTTTTCGTGTGGCCGGGTAATGGTCTGATACCTGCAGAAGACAGGGTTCGATCGAAAGCTGTGGCCGATAGCTTCACCGAACTCGCCGAATTCATTACGCGCGAGAAAATAGATTTCACCGTCGTGGGTAACGAGGCCCCGCTCGTCGCCGGGGTGCGCGATTTTCTGAAAGATCGATTTCCCGGTCACCCGGTCTTCGGCCCCGACGCTTTGGGTGCGCAACTCGAAGGCTCGAAAGCGTTTTCTGACGACTTCATGCGCGAGGCGAAAATACCCCATGGCACGAGTGTCATCGCCGATTCGCTCGCTGCGGCCCTGGCCGCGCTGCCCTCACAAGATCTGCCGCTCGTTCTCAAAGCTGACGGTCTGGCTGCCGGCAAAGGTGTGAGCATTCACCACGATCTGAAATCGGCTGAAGAAAAGCTCAAAGAAATTTTCGATGGGCGTATTTTCGGCGATTCGGGTAACCGCGTGCTTTTGCAAAAATTTCTGCACGGCACTGAAGCATCGCTCTTTGCGCTCTGCAATGGGCGGGAGGCAATGTTGCTGCCGGTTGCGCGCGACTATAAGCGCGCCCTCACAGGAGACCTCGGTGACAACACCGGCGGCATGGGCGCATATTGCCCCGGTGAACATCTGACCGAAGCGCAGAAGATCTACGTCCATGAAAAGATTATCGAACCCGTTCTGAAAAAATTCGCCTACCGCGGCCTGCTTTACGTCGGCCTCATGATACGCAGCGAACGGGCCGACGATCTTGCGGTGGTCGAGTTCAACTGCCGTTTTGGCGACCCCGAAACGCAATCGATTCTGCATCTGATCGAGGGTGACCTGCTCGAATACCTGCTGTGGACAGACGACGCGCAGCCGCAGAATTTTCCGCTGATCAAAGCGGGTTCGGCAAGACTAGTGCCCTACCGGCGGGGCTCGGTGGTGAATGTGGTGCTCGCCGCGAAGGGGTATCCCGGCGCCATTGCCAAAGACATTCCGCTGGTGTTTCCAGAGCCCTCTTCGGCAGAGCTGCATGTGACGGGTGCAGGTATCGAAAGCCAGGGCGGCAAACTGCTATCGACCTCGGGACGCATCGCCAACGTGGTCGCCTGGGGCAAAGACCGAGATGATGCCCGTGCGCGTGTTTACGCATACCTCGAAGAATTCTCAAAAGCGAACAGCACCGTGACCGATCGTCTCTATTGGCGCGAAGATATTGCCGCATCGGTGTGA
- a CDS encoding adenylate/guanylate cyclase domain-containing protein codes for MFSRLRQFACDMRAMQSGQLEPAVRDALVREEENGARALLAFRFALFFVFVIASATAPSELIDVIANLAFCLVYAVIVMMQWYLQRKNLHRAMHRFNYFLITADHLLFASLLFFYYKTYSPDNFNHAMKSPYMVLMLIPTLTTMVQFRHTLVFFSGVVFVLIVSCFFAFALISGAPGTKSWTSYILGDALIYPAWLGLWLLLPLTVTSLVAYAIFRSIRMVMAIGKIEGERRQLSRYFSPAVVEEITAGGSAGMSLAGSERREVAVLFADIRSFTALSENMAPHEVASMLSELRQIQMQAVFENGGMVDKFIGDAIMAVFGAPRSSGTFAQDVQNACAAGLAMRAALARFNEKRSAEGKAPIRIGIGIHAGEVFAGNLGGEGQLEYTVIGDVVNTASRIEHLCKKAQADFLISETVASLVQDKIVHSKIGLVKIRGREQPMAIHKVQGT; via the coding sequence ATGTTTTCACGTCTGAGGCAATTTGCCTGCGATATGCGCGCGATGCAGAGCGGTCAGCTCGAACCCGCGGTGCGCGATGCGCTCGTGCGCGAAGAAGAGAACGGGGCAAGGGCCCTGCTGGCTTTTCGCTTCGCGCTCTTCTTTGTGTTCGTGATCGCGAGCGCCACAGCACCCAGCGAACTCATTGACGTCATTGCGAATCTGGCCTTCTGCCTGGTCTATGCAGTCATCGTGATGATGCAATGGTACCTGCAGCGCAAGAATCTGCACCGGGCTATGCACCGCTTTAACTATTTTCTGATCACCGCCGACCATCTGCTGTTCGCGAGCCTTCTGTTTTTCTATTACAAAACTTATTCACCCGATAACTTTAACCATGCGATGAAATCGCCGTACATGGTGCTCATGCTGATACCGACGCTCACGACCATGGTGCAGTTCAGGCATACTTTGGTATTTTTCTCGGGGGTCGTCTTTGTCTTGATCGTCAGCTGTTTTTTCGCCTTTGCTCTCATCAGCGGGGCCCCGGGTACGAAATCTTGGACAAGCTATATTCTCGGTGATGCGCTGATCTACCCCGCGTGGTTAGGTCTGTGGTTGCTCTTGCCCCTGACGGTCACCTCGCTGGTCGCTTACGCCATATTCCGCTCGATTCGCATGGTGATGGCAATCGGCAAAATTGAGGGTGAACGCCGCCAGTTGTCGCGCTATTTTTCACCGGCGGTCGTCGAAGAAATCACCGCGGGCGGGTCGGCAGGCATGTCGCTTGCCGGCAGCGAGCGCCGCGAGGTCGCGGTGCTGTTTGCCGACATTCGCTCATTCACGGCGCTCTCAGAAAACATGGCCCCACACGAGGTCGCGTCGATGCTATCAGAACTGCGGCAAATACAGATGCAGGCAGTTTTCGAAAATGGCGGCATGGTCGACAAGTTTATAGGCGATGCGATCATGGCAGTCTTCGGCGCACCGCGCTCATCGGGTACATTTGCCCAAGACGTACAGAATGCCTGCGCAGCGGGCCTCGCGATGCGCGCCGCCCTCGCCCGTTTCAACGAAAAACGCAGCGCTGAGGGCAAGGCCCCGATACGCATCGGTATCGGCATTCACGCAGGCGAAGTTTTTGCCGGTAACCTCGGCGGTGAAGGCCAGCTCGAATACACAGTTATTGGCGATGTCGTCAACACCGCTTCACGCATCGAGCACCTGTGTAAGAAAGCCCAGGCCGATTTCCTGATTTCTGAAACCGTCGCTTCCCTCGTGCAGGACAAAATAGTCCACAGCAAAATTGGCCTCGTGAAAATTCGCGGGCGCGAGCAGCCGATGGCGATCCACAAGGTTCAGGGAACCTGA
- a CDS encoding tetratricopeptide repeat protein, whose amino-acid sequence MARITDISDSGDFESPRYRGEGDSGRRKTLLLSAAVVLLIALIAGGVYYILWQKKQTLDQTRLKVSSDFEDANSRKMAPDQLPQDAELRKAVEMYNRGYLKPAQAEFQQLVESSKPNDVKSMALTYLGIMADDEGKFNLAADFFGRAIKFDSQNFYAHYNLAIALRHKGLYREALSALENAQKLRPDLVEAQNLKGQLQYQNQDLKGAESTLKQAIETSKDPLAYYNLGMVYKKDGKFAEAKAAFLDALNGASAGEIAYKAATQLGMLHATQGDLPNAKYYFERAVALSPGNAKYHYNLALILHQTGENERALAELGEAIKLGSENPQTYMYVSRLYAELGKPDLAEAALRRALAEAPKDPVILSQMGDMLVAQAKWAPAIQIFREFYESSPRTQEKAQALYNLGKVYMGLRDYRNAAQALESAHQLDMLNEDALVLLGEAHVQNGQAHRAVSLYKEALRINPDNLKVLKGQAQLYLNLGELTEAEAALKRLSDHPNRRSDDAYFASQMLGDLYMKRKAYDTAMQYYEKASQSTDANVRYNTLLSQADAMLQTERPVQTVYPLLVQAIQLRPAADEARFMLARALMREGTMSAQDKAIEELRLITAEVRSVPLASRAHTLMGIIWFKQGQLNRSLDAFNRALELDPANSEAFQNRRSVADRLENG is encoded by the coding sequence ATGGCGCGAATTACAGACATCAGCGATTCAGGGGATTTCGAATCGCCACGGTACCGGGGTGAGGGCGATTCTGGTCGCCGAAAAACCCTGCTGCTCTCGGCCGCTGTGGTGCTGCTCATCGCGCTCATTGCCGGCGGGGTATATTATATTCTGTGGCAGAAAAAGCAGACGCTCGACCAGACGCGCCTTAAGGTATCATCTGATTTTGAAGACGCCAATTCGCGCAAGATGGCGCCCGACCAGCTGCCGCAAGACGCCGAACTGAGAAAAGCCGTCGAGATGTATAACCGCGGCTACCTGAAGCCCGCTCAGGCAGAGTTTCAGCAGCTGGTTGAATCGTCAAAACCGAACGATGTCAAGAGCATGGCGCTGACGTACCTCGGCATCATGGCCGACGATGAAGGCAAGTTCAATCTCGCGGCGGACTTTTTTGGCCGTGCAATCAAGTTTGACAGCCAGAATTTTTACGCGCATTACAATCTTGCGATTGCGTTACGCCACAAAGGGCTCTACCGTGAAGCGCTGTCTGCGCTCGAAAACGCGCAAAAGCTGCGGCCCGATCTTGTCGAGGCACAGAATCTGAAAGGGCAGCTACAATACCAGAATCAGGATCTCAAAGGTGCTGAGTCGACGCTGAAGCAGGCGATCGAAACCTCAAAAGACCCGCTGGCATATTACAATCTGGGTATGGTCTATAAAAAAGACGGAAAGTTCGCCGAGGCAAAAGCAGCTTTTCTCGATGCATTGAACGGTGCGTCGGCCGGTGAAATCGCATACAAAGCGGCGACTCAACTGGGTATGCTACACGCAACGCAGGGCGACCTGCCGAACGCAAAATACTATTTTGAGCGGGCAGTCGCCCTGTCGCCGGGCAATGCGAAGTACCATTACAATCTTGCGCTGATTCTGCACCAGACGGGTGAAAACGAACGCGCTCTTGCCGAACTGGGCGAAGCGATAAAGCTTGGCAGTGAAAATCCGCAGACCTATATGTATGTGTCGAGACTCTACGCCGAGCTCGGCAAGCCAGACCTCGCCGAAGCCGCGCTGCGGCGCGCGCTCGCCGAAGCGCCGAAAGACCCGGTTATCTTGTCGCAGATGGGCGACATGCTTGTCGCGCAGGCAAAATGGGCGCCCGCAATTCAGATTTTTCGCGAGTTCTACGAATCAAGCCCGCGCACGCAAGAAAAGGCGCAGGCTCTGTATAACCTGGGTAAGGTCTACATGGGGCTCAGGGACTACCGCAACGCAGCACAGGCGCTCGAGTCGGCGCACCAGCTCGACATGCTGAACGAAGACGCGTTGGTTCTCTTGGGTGAAGCGCATGTGCAGAACGGGCAGGCGCACCGGGCCGTGAGCCTCTACAAAGAAGCGCTTCGGATTAACCCTGACAATCTGAAAGTTCTGAAAGGGCAGGCGCAGCTCTATCTGAATCTGGGCGAACTCACTGAAGCTGAAGCGGCTCTCAAGCGGCTCAGCGATCACCCGAATCGCCGCAGCGACGATGCCTACTTTGCCTCGCAGATGCTCGGCGACCTCTACATGAAGCGCAAGGCATACGACACGGCGATGCAATATTACGAAAAGGCATCTCAGTCGACCGATGCGAATGTGCGCTACAATACGCTGCTGTCGCAGGCCGATGCGATGCTGCAAACTGAAAGACCGGTACAGACTGTTTATCCGCTGCTCGTACAGGCAATTCAGCTGAGACCCGCGGCCGACGAAGCGCGCTTTATGCTCGCGCGCGCGCTGATGCGCGAAGGAACAATGTCAGCGCAAGATAAAGCAATCGAAGAGCTGCGGCTCATTACCGCAGAAGTGCGTTCGGTGCCGCTTGCGTCACGCGCGCATACACTGATGGGAATCATCTGGTTTAAGCAGGGCCAGCTCAACCGCTCGCTCGATGCGTTTAACCGGGCGCTCGAGCTCGACCCGGCCAACTCAGAAGCGTTTCAGAACCGCCGGTCGGTGGCCGACCGCCTTGAAAATGGATAG